One genomic window of Bradyrhizobium sp. CCGE-LA001 includes the following:
- a CDS encoding ParB/RepB/Spo0J family partition protein: MTKAVQKITLSPSRDIPFNKLVLSQSNVRRVKAGVSIEQLAESIAQRTLLQSLSVRAVVDADGNETGMFEVPAGGRRYRALELLVKQKRMSKTQAVPCVVREGGIAADDSVAENDERVGLHPLDQFRAFQTLRDLGMSEEDIAARHFVNPAIVKQRLRLASVSPKLHEVYAEDGMPLEQLMAFSVTADHARQEQVWENVSRSGYDEPYQIRRLLTENTVRASDRRAQFVGLDAYQNAGGGVLRDLFEHDDGGWFQDVVLLDRLVTEKLKAEAETIAAEGWKWISVAVEFPYGHTQGLSEIEGRPVDLSSQEQATIDALNAEQAKLESDYQDADELPDEVDQRLGEIESALAAFEDRSMLYEATEIARAGVFISIDSEGRLSVDRGYVRPEDEVPATDSDVGHDTDVSSTKGQEEGPSLQRTVIAVAGGASDAEDDDEDAAKPLPDRLITELTAHRTLALRDALVENPAIAFQAVLHNFVLTAFYRFASSGSCLEIGLRTPNFPAQAPGLRESVSAKAVEARHEAWKARLPKSENDLWDALTALDGGAQASLFAHCASFAVNAVYEPANRYNQGRVSANGVRTRLDQAEVLARAVGLDMVQAGWRPTVDNYLGRVTKPRILEAVREAKGEPSAQLIDHLKKADMAKEAERLLDGSGWLPEPLRLVDPDAAPVGQEGEAGPLPEFLADDEDQENAGDEDPQQLDAAE; the protein is encoded by the coding sequence ATGACGAAAGCCGTACAAAAGATCACGCTGTCGCCTTCCCGGGACATTCCCTTCAACAAGCTCGTGCTCAGCCAGTCGAACGTTCGCCGGGTCAAGGCCGGTGTCTCGATCGAGCAGCTAGCCGAGAGCATCGCGCAGCGGACGCTTCTGCAAAGTCTGAGTGTCCGGGCCGTTGTTGATGCAGATGGCAACGAGACCGGCATGTTCGAGGTGCCAGCGGGCGGCAGGCGCTATCGCGCTCTCGAACTCCTGGTGAAGCAAAAACGCATGTCAAAGACGCAGGCGGTACCGTGCGTTGTGCGTGAAGGGGGTATCGCCGCGGACGATTCGGTGGCGGAGAACGATGAGCGGGTCGGCCTGCATCCGCTCGATCAGTTTCGGGCCTTCCAGACACTCCGCGATCTCGGCATGAGCGAGGAAGACATTGCCGCCCGCCATTTCGTGAACCCTGCAATTGTCAAGCAGCGCCTGCGGCTGGCGTCGGTGTCGCCGAAGCTGCATGAGGTCTATGCCGAAGACGGCATGCCTCTCGAGCAGCTCATGGCGTTCTCGGTCACGGCCGATCACGCCCGCCAGGAGCAAGTCTGGGAGAATGTCAGCCGTTCCGGCTATGACGAGCCTTACCAGATCCGGCGCTTGCTCACCGAGAACACCGTACGCGCGTCCGATCGCCGCGCCCAATTTGTGGGCCTTGATGCCTATCAGAACGCGGGTGGCGGCGTTCTGCGGGATCTGTTCGAGCACGATGACGGCGGCTGGTTTCAGGACGTCGTGCTGCTCGACCGCCTCGTAACCGAAAAGCTCAAGGCCGAGGCTGAGACGATTGCGGCCGAAGGTTGGAAGTGGATATCGGTCGCCGTAGAGTTCCCCTACGGTCACACCCAAGGCCTAAGTGAAATCGAGGGCAGACCTGTCGATCTCTCGTCTCAGGAGCAGGCCACCATCGATGCGCTGAACGCCGAGCAGGCCAAGCTTGAGTCCGATTATCAGGACGCCGATGAATTGCCCGATGAGGTCGATCAGCGTCTCGGCGAAATCGAGTCGGCGCTGGCGGCATTCGAAGACCGGTCGATGCTTTACGAAGCGACCGAGATCGCCCGAGCTGGCGTCTTCATCAGCATCGATTCCGAAGGACGTCTCTCCGTGGACCGGGGCTACGTCCGGCCAGAGGACGAGGTGCCGGCAACGGATTCTGATGTCGGACATGACACCGACGTGTCGTCGACCAAAGGTCAAGAAGAGGGCCCTTCCCTCCAGCGCACGGTCATCGCGGTCGCGGGTGGTGCGTCCGATGCCGAGGATGATGATGAAGACGCGGCCAAGCCTCTGCCGGATCGGCTGATCACCGAGCTGACGGCGCATCGGACGCTGGCCTTGCGGGATGCGCTGGTAGAAAATCCTGCGATCGCGTTCCAGGCGGTCCTGCACAACTTCGTGCTGACGGCCTTTTACCGGTTCGCATCGTCTGGGAGCTGTCTTGAGATCGGCCTTCGCACGCCGAACTTTCCCGCTCAAGCTCCTGGGTTGAGAGAAAGCGTGTCTGCGAAGGCGGTCGAGGCGCGGCATGAGGCCTGGAAGGCACGATTGCCGAAGAGCGAAAACGATCTCTGGGATGCGCTCACGGCTCTTGATGGTGGTGCACAGGCATCGCTGTTCGCCCATTGTGCATCATTTGCCGTCAACGCCGTCTATGAGCCGGCGAATCGCTACAATCAGGGGCGCGTCTCCGCCAATGGCGTTCGCACGCGTCTCGACCAGGCTGAGGTGCTGGCCCGCGCGGTCGGGCTCGACATGGTGCAGGCCGGCTGGCGACCGACCGTCGACAACTATCTCGGCCGGGTCACCAAGCCGCGTATTCTGGAAGCGGTGCGGGAAGCGAAGGGCGAGCCGTCGGCCCAACTGATCGACCATCTGAAGAAGGCCGATATGGCCAAGGAGGCTGAGCGCCTTCTGGATGGCTCGGGTTGGTTGCCGGAGCCGCTGCGTCTCGTCGATCCCGATGCGGCGCCAGTGGGACAGGAGGGCGAAGCGGGCCCGCTGCCCGAATTCCTCGCCGACGATGAGGATCAGGAGAACGCCGGCGACGAAGATCCGCAACAGCTCGACGCGGCTGAGTGA
- a CDS encoding strawberry notch-like NTP hydrolase domain-containing protein, giving the protein MTESLAGGAAAAPLSMRAAATFTSAAVRAARQLLTELERGRRIDAAVLRSAMEAAFGASDTAGVWNWKTAYDVCEAATVLFLRKFGPAMRAKAGSTVAMLPMLAKVANCLPTHTRRSEDSQAFQQFSTPIPLGLAACAAAGITRADRVLEPSAGTGLLAIFAELAGGALVLNELAEARAELLDHLFAGVEVTRFDAAQIDDHLDVSVAPSVVLMNPPFSALANVDRRMADAALRHIASALARLCDGGRLVAIAGANLAPDNPAWRDAFVGLQERGRVVFSAAIDGSLYAKHGTRAETRLLVIDKLPAADPKAFPASPGMAADVAALLGWVKQHVPPRLPVAAPSEIVAIGRSAMSPSVGAIAPRSPLSSISAAPEGLELAYETIEWSSPEGTRLTDALYEEYGLQSIRIPGSCAHPTKLVQSAAMASVAPPKPSYRPHLPSTLLADGVLSDAQLESVIYAGEAHSEFLAGSWTVDATFDVLAAARDDAENAVRFRRGWFLGDGTGAGKGRQVAGILLDNWLKGRRRAIWISKSDKLIEDAQRDWSALGMERLLVTPLSRFRQGTPIRLAEGLLFTTYATLRTDERGEKLSRVRQIVEWLGSDFDGVIIFDESHAMQNAVGCKGERGDQAASQQGRAGLRLQHALPNARVVYVSATGATTVHNLAYGQRLGLWGGADFPFATRAEFVEAIEEGGVAAMEVLAHDLKALGLYAARSLSYEGVAYDLVEHQLTPEQVRIYDAYAGAFSVIHNNLDAAMRAANITGATGTLNRQAKSAARSAFESAKQRFFGHLLTSMKTPTLIRSIENDLEAGHAAVIQIVSTGEALMERRLAEIPTEEWGDIQVDITPREYVLDYLAHSFPVQLYEPFTDSEGNLCSRPVYRDGQPVESREAVARRDRLIEKLASLPPVPGALDQVVQRFGTDMVAEVTGRSRRIVRKRDRLVVENRAGSANLAETSAFMDDVKRILVFSDAGGTGRSYHAELLARNRRLRVHYLLEPGWKADAAIQGLGRTNRTNQAQPPLFRPIATDVKAEKRFLSTIARRLDTLGAITRGQRQTGGQGLFRPEDNLESQYGRDALRQLYILLARGKVDGCSLGRFEDATGLKLMDANGLRDDLPPITTFLNRLLALTIDLQNVLFTAFEQLLTARIEGAVASGTYDLGLETLRAESFVVTDRRTIYDHPGTGAETRLLTVTQRQRNHPVSLDDALARLSDRQAVLLVNERSGRAAVQVPAASVMLDDGEIERRVRLFRPMDQHTVPLTTMAESHWDEADRERFASTWLAELAEVPEFTESTIHVVAGLLLPIWKRLPNESTRVYRLQTDAGERIIGRKVSAAWVASVLATDAPALTPAAAFAALMEGRTVLDLAEGLQLRRVRVMGAYRIELSGFNDTMRDRLRAYGLFGEIISWKLRMFVPTDTSGVEVLSKVLDTYPVARIGGREAA; this is encoded by the coding sequence ATGACCGAATCTCTCGCGGGCGGCGCTGCCGCCGCGCCGCTCTCGATGCGCGCCGCTGCAACTTTCACCTCCGCCGCCGTCAGGGCTGCGCGACAGCTCCTGACCGAGCTCGAACGGGGCCGGCGCATCGATGCCGCTGTTTTGCGTAGCGCCATGGAAGCCGCCTTTGGCGCTTCGGACACAGCCGGCGTTTGGAACTGGAAAACCGCCTATGACGTCTGCGAGGCGGCAACCGTTCTGTTCCTTCGCAAGTTCGGCCCGGCCATGCGCGCCAAGGCCGGCTCGACCGTCGCCATGCTGCCGATGCTTGCGAAGGTCGCGAACTGCCTGCCGACCCACACGCGGCGGTCCGAGGACAGCCAGGCATTTCAGCAATTCTCGACGCCGATCCCGCTCGGGCTGGCGGCATGCGCCGCAGCGGGCATTACGCGGGCTGATCGTGTTCTTGAGCCATCGGCGGGCACCGGTTTGCTCGCCATCTTTGCCGAGCTCGCCGGCGGCGCCTTGGTGTTGAACGAGTTGGCCGAGGCCCGTGCGGAGCTGCTCGATCATCTATTTGCGGGTGTTGAGGTCACGCGGTTCGATGCTGCTCAGATCGATGACCACCTCGACGTGAGTGTCGCGCCGAGTGTCGTTCTGATGAACCCGCCGTTCTCCGCGCTGGCAAATGTCGATCGGCGGATGGCGGATGCGGCCCTCCGCCACATCGCTTCGGCGCTCGCGCGTCTTTGCGACGGTGGACGCCTTGTCGCCATCGCTGGCGCTAACCTCGCGCCGGATAACCCGGCATGGCGAGATGCCTTTGTAGGGCTCCAGGAACGCGGGCGGGTCGTGTTTTCTGCGGCTATCGACGGCAGCCTTTACGCCAAGCATGGCACTCGGGCGGAAACGAGGCTGCTTGTGATCGACAAGCTGCCCGCCGCAGATCCGAAAGCTTTTCCTGCCTCGCCAGGAATGGCGGCCGATGTCGCTGCCTTGCTTGGCTGGGTGAAGCAGCATGTGCCTCCACGGCTGCCCGTCGCCGCGCCATCGGAAATCGTTGCTATCGGCCGGTCAGCGATGTCGCCGTCGGTCGGCGCCATTGCACCGCGTTCACCGCTCTCTTCGATAAGCGCCGCGCCAGAAGGCCTCGAACTTGCGTATGAGACCATCGAATGGTCGTCGCCGGAAGGCACCCGACTGACCGATGCGCTTTACGAGGAGTATGGATTGCAGTCAATCCGTATTCCGGGATCGTGCGCACACCCTACAAAGCTCGTGCAATCCGCGGCGATGGCTTCCGTTGCGCCACCGAAGCCATCCTATCGTCCGCACCTGCCTTCGACTCTGTTGGCAGACGGAGTTCTGTCGGACGCTCAGCTCGAGAGCGTCATCTATGCCGGCGAGGCGCATTCCGAGTTTCTCGCGGGCTCCTGGACGGTCGACGCGACCTTTGATGTTTTAGCCGCCGCGCGCGACGACGCGGAAAATGCCGTCCGCTTTCGCCGCGGCTGGTTCTTGGGCGATGGCACCGGGGCGGGCAAGGGGCGGCAGGTCGCGGGGATCCTGCTCGACAACTGGCTCAAGGGCCGCCGCCGTGCGATCTGGATCAGCAAATCCGACAAGCTGATCGAGGACGCGCAGCGCGATTGGTCCGCGCTCGGCATGGAGCGCCTGCTGGTTACGCCTCTTTCTCGCTTTCGCCAGGGCACCCCGATCCGCCTCGCGGAAGGCCTCCTATTTACCACCTACGCTACGCTGCGCACCGATGAGCGCGGCGAAAAGCTTTCGCGCGTCAGGCAGATCGTCGAATGGTTGGGCTCGGACTTCGACGGAGTGATCATTTTCGACGAGAGCCACGCCATGCAGAATGCGGTCGGGTGCAAGGGCGAGCGCGGCGATCAGGCGGCCTCTCAGCAGGGGCGCGCGGGCTTGAGGCTTCAGCACGCCTTGCCGAATGCACGCGTGGTTTATGTGTCGGCGACGGGCGCCACCACGGTCCATAACCTCGCCTATGGCCAGCGCCTTGGCCTTTGGGGCGGCGCCGACTTCCCGTTTGCCACGCGTGCCGAGTTCGTCGAAGCCATAGAGGAGGGCGGCGTCGCGGCCATGGAGGTCCTGGCGCACGACCTCAAGGCGCTCGGCCTCTACGCAGCCCGCTCGCTCTCGTACGAGGGCGTCGCTTACGATCTCGTTGAGCACCAGCTGACGCCGGAGCAGGTTCGCATCTACGATGCCTATGCCGGTGCGTTCAGCGTCATCCATAACAACCTCGATGCGGCGATGCGAGCCGCCAACATCACCGGCGCAACGGGAACGCTGAACAGGCAAGCCAAGTCTGCGGCACGCTCCGCTTTCGAAAGCGCCAAGCAGCGCTTCTTCGGCCACCTCCTGACCTCGATGAAGACGCCGACGCTCATCCGATCGATCGAGAACGATCTTGAGGCCGGACACGCTGCGGTCATCCAGATCGTGTCGACGGGCGAAGCGCTGATGGAGCGCCGGCTCGCTGAGATCCCGACTGAAGAGTGGGGCGACATCCAAGTCGACATCACGCCGCGCGAGTATGTCCTCGACTACCTCGCTCATTCCTTCCCAGTCCAGCTCTACGAACCCTTCACCGACTCGGAAGGTAACCTCTGCTCCCGGCCTGTCTATCGCGACGGCCAGCCGGTCGAGAGCCGGGAAGCCGTCGCACGACGCGACCGCCTCATCGAGAAGCTTGCATCGCTACCGCCGGTACCCGGCGCGCTGGATCAAGTCGTCCAGCGCTTCGGCACCGACATGGTCGCCGAGGTCACCGGCCGCTCGCGCCGCATTGTGCGCAAGCGCGACCGGCTGGTGGTCGAAAACCGAGCCGGATCGGCCAACCTCGCGGAGACTTCGGCCTTCATGGATGACGTCAAGCGGATCCTTGTGTTCTCCGACGCGGGCGGCACAGGGAGGAGCTACCATGCCGAACTGTTGGCTCGGAATCGCCGCCTGCGGGTCCATTACCTGCTCGAGCCCGGCTGGAAGGCCGACGCCGCGATCCAGGGGCTCGGCCGGACCAACCGGACCAACCAGGCGCAGCCGCCTCTGTTTCGTCCGATTGCGACCGACGTGAAGGCCGAAAAGCGCTTCCTCAGCACCATTGCCCGCCGGCTCGACACGCTGGGGGCCATCACGCGCGGCCAACGCCAGACCGGGGGGCAGGGCCTGTTCCGGCCAGAGGACAACCTTGAAAGCCAGTACGGTCGTGATGCCTTGCGTCAGCTCTACATCCTGCTCGCGCGAGGCAAGGTCGACGGCTGCTCGCTTGGGAGGTTCGAGGATGCGACCGGTCTGAAGCTCATGGATGCCAATGGGCTCAGGGATGACCTGCCGCCGATCACGACCTTCCTCAACAGGTTGCTGGCGCTCACCATCGATCTGCAGAATGTCCTCTTCACCGCCTTCGAGCAGCTTTTGACCGCTCGGATCGAAGGCGCGGTTGCGTCCGGCACTTACGACCTCGGCCTGGAAACGCTGCGCGCTGAAAGCTTTGTCGTCACCGACCGGCGGACGATCTATGACCATCCGGGCACCGGCGCCGAAACCCGGCTGCTCACGGTCACCCAGCGCCAGCGCAATCATCCGGTGAGTCTGGATGACGCTCTTGCTCGTCTTTCCGATCGTCAGGCCGTCCTGTTGGTCAATGAGCGCTCGGGACGAGCCGCCGTGCAAGTGCCCGCGGCGAGCGTCATGCTCGACGACGGCGAGATCGAGCGGCGCGTCCGTCTGTTCCGGCCGATGGATCAGCACACGGTCCCCTTGACCACCATGGCCGAAAGTCATTGGGACGAAGCGGATCGTGAACGCTTTGCCTCGACCTGGCTGGCGGAGCTTGCCGAGGTGCCCGAGTTCACGGAAAGCACGATCCACGTCGTGGCGGGCTTGCTGCTCCCCATCTGGAAGCGGCTACCGAACGAATCGACCCGCGTCTATCGGCTTCAGACCGACGCGGGCGAACGCATCATCGGCCGCAAGGTCTCCGCCGCCTGGGTCGCAAGCGTCCTTGCGACGGACGCCCCTGCGCTGACACCGGCCGCTGCTTTTGCCGCACTGATGGAGGGACGGACCGTCCTCGATCTTGCGGAGGGGCTCCAGCTTCGCCGCGTCCGGGTGATGGGTGCATATCGCATCGAGCTGTCGGGATTCAACGACACGATGCGCGATCGCCTCCGTGCTTACGGCCTCTTTGGGGAGATCATCTCCTGGAAGCTGCGCATGTTCGTGCCCACGGATACGAGCGGCGTGGAGGTTCTATCCAAGGTGCTCGACACGTATCCGGTAGCGCGCATCGGCGGGCGGGAGGCCGCCTGA
- a CDS encoding DUF736 domain-containing protein, whose amino-acid sequence MANIGSFKKVGNEFQGEIVTLSLKAKGVRIVAETNRSNDNAPSHRIYVGRAEIGAAWSKRSEEGRDYLSLKLDDPSFNAPIYANLFDDEGGEGYTLLWSRPRKTGE is encoded by the coding sequence ATGGCTAACATCGGTTCTTTCAAGAAGGTCGGCAACGAATTCCAGGGCGAGATCGTGACCCTGAGCCTGAAGGCCAAGGGCGTCCGCATCGTCGCCGAGACCAACCGCTCCAATGACAACGCCCCCAGCCACCGCATCTATGTGGGCCGGGCGGAGATCGGCGCAGCCTGGTCAAAGCGTTCCGAGGAAGGCCGCGACTACCTCTCGCTCAAGCTGGACGACCCCTCGTTCAACGCGCCGATCTACGCGAACCTGTTCGATGACGAAGGCGGTGAAGGCTACACCTTGCTCTGGTCGCGGCCGCGCAAGACCGGCGAGTAA
- a CDS encoding ArdC family protein, whose product MSNPTARARAGQDRANLYNEITDKIIAELEAGRVPWVQPWGTAVAKAPLTMPKNASTNRQYSGVNILILWGAVIARGFGGQSWLTFRQALSLGGHVRNGERGTTVVYADRFVPDDEKRRAAETGEDAQAIPFLKRFTVFNVDQCADLPHEIATAAPPPPAGLIEPTVDALIKASGIPFRIGGDRAFYATAEDYVQVPPPQAYFEPINWHRTALHELGHATGHPSRLNRDQSGSYGTKKYAFEELVAELSSAFSCASLGIVPTVRHADYIGSWLEVLREDNRAIVRAASQASKAADYLLGFVPGSIEPASLDSAIADHEAA is encoded by the coding sequence ATGTCAAACCCTACTGCTCGCGCGCGCGCCGGCCAGGACCGGGCGAACCTCTATAACGAAATCACCGACAAGATCATCGCCGAGCTTGAGGCCGGACGCGTCCCCTGGGTTCAGCCCTGGGGTACGGCCGTGGCGAAAGCGCCGCTGACAATGCCGAAAAACGCATCGACTAACCGACAATACAGCGGTGTGAATATCCTTATCCTCTGGGGCGCCGTGATCGCGCGCGGATTTGGCGGTCAAAGTTGGCTCACATTTCGTCAGGCGCTCTCGCTTGGCGGCCACGTTCGCAATGGAGAGCGCGGCACCACAGTCGTCTATGCTGATCGTTTCGTGCCGGATGACGAAAAGCGCCGCGCCGCCGAGACCGGTGAAGACGCGCAGGCGATTCCATTCCTCAAACGATTTACCGTTTTCAACGTCGATCAGTGCGCAGATCTGCCTCACGAGATTGCCACCGCTGCGCCGCCACCGCCGGCTGGCCTGATTGAACCCACGGTTGACGCCCTGATCAAGGCCAGTGGAATTCCATTTCGAATTGGTGGAGATCGCGCATTCTACGCAACAGCCGAAGACTATGTTCAGGTCCCGCCGCCGCAGGCCTATTTCGAACCCATCAACTGGCACCGCACCGCGTTGCATGAACTCGGTCATGCGACCGGGCATCCCTCGCGCCTCAATCGCGACCAGAGCGGATCCTACGGTACGAAGAAGTATGCCTTCGAAGAGCTGGTCGCCGAATTGAGTTCCGCGTTCAGCTGCGCATCGCTCGGGATCGTCCCCACCGTGCGCCATGCCGACTATATCGGCTCCTGGCTGGAAGTCCTGCGCGAAGACAATCGCGCCATCGTGCGGGCCGCCTCGCAGGCCAGCAAGGCCGCGGACTATTTGCTCGGTTTCGTTCCCGGGTCCATTGAGCCCGCATCGCTGGATTCGGCTATCGCCGATCACGAGGCTGCGTGA
- a CDS encoding DUF7146 domain-containing protein: MSRDASELAHRLSREAEAVCRHYLSNGRRAGRYWLVGDVHNTPGRSLFVRLHESPKGPAGKWTDAATGEHGDLLDIIRESLALRDFREVAEEARRFLKLPRSELQFAPKPIRSVAPAGSQEAARRLFAISSPIEGTLAETYLQGREIGQIHHGGSLRFHPRCYYRPDEHLPSETWPAMIGSVTDLEGRITGVHRTWLDPHGFDRVRLGKAPIDTPRRAMGDLLGNAVRFGVVDDVLAAGEGIETMLSLRYVLPTLPMTAALSANHLSAMLLPSGLRRLYIARDADAAGDAVQAILTQRAEAAGIEAIGLSPRLGDFNEDLHIFGLEALRAALLLQLAPEDVVRFLHLSMATAE, translated from the coding sequence ATGTCCCGCGATGCTTCCGAACTGGCACACCGCCTCTCGCGCGAGGCTGAGGCGGTGTGCCGACACTATCTGTCCAATGGCAGGCGGGCGGGGCGGTACTGGCTGGTCGGCGACGTCCACAACACGCCGGGCCGCTCGTTGTTCGTGCGGCTGCACGAATCGCCGAAGGGACCCGCTGGGAAATGGACCGACGCCGCGACCGGAGAACATGGTGATCTCCTCGACATCATCCGCGAAAGTCTGGCCTTGCGAGACTTTCGCGAGGTCGCCGAGGAGGCGAGGCGGTTTCTAAAGCTGCCTCGTTCAGAACTGCAATTCGCTCCGAAACCCATTCGTTCAGTCGCGCCAGCCGGATCGCAGGAAGCCGCTCGTCGGCTCTTTGCGATATCAAGCCCGATTGAAGGGACGCTAGCCGAGACGTACTTGCAAGGCCGCGAAATAGGCCAAATCCATCATGGTGGCAGCCTTCGCTTCCACCCGCGTTGTTACTACCGACCGGACGAGCATTTGCCGAGCGAAACATGGCCGGCGATGATAGGCTCGGTCACGGACCTCGAGGGACGGATCACCGGCGTGCATCGCACCTGGCTAGATCCACACGGCTTTGATCGCGTGCGGCTCGGCAAGGCCCCGATCGACACGCCACGACGGGCCATGGGCGACCTGCTTGGTAACGCCGTTCGCTTCGGCGTGGTGGACGACGTGCTCGCTGCGGGCGAGGGGATCGAGACCATGCTTTCGCTTCGCTACGTGCTGCCAACCTTGCCCATGACCGCTGCGCTCTCGGCCAATCACCTCTCAGCCATGTTGCTGCCGTCTGGCCTACGCCGACTCTATATCGCTCGTGACGCAGATGCCGCCGGAGATGCCGTACAGGCTATTCTCACCCAGCGCGCAGAAGCCGCCGGCATCGAAGCGATCGGATTGTCGCCCCGGCTAGGCGACTTCAACGAAGATCTGCACATCTTCGGCCTCGAGGCCCTTCGAGCAGCGTTGCTACTTCAACTCGCACCGGAGGACGTCGTCCGTTTCCTGCATTTGTCGATGGCAACTGCGGAATAG
- a CDS encoding DUF2493 domain-containing protein — protein sequence MTDHDDIEPPHAASATEHVLTELQLFGYRPFDDQPDPRPLPEGRIVTGAVADIFDALVATLSDTRLEPDLDDLLWSTVNLFHRAVDRIERQLDDNEKAQQKSQREQDGSEVRSVELERITAEGITLIERRNCLELFRDQAIERFEAHTRSFWRPRSGSLVNHRTLTAAMIDSRDFIAAKRRAETEVMLPAGPKIALTGGLDFNDHHLIWDRLDKVHAKHPDMVLLHGGSPKGAELIACKWATTRKVAQIAFKPDWTKHAKAAPFKRNDAMLELLPIGVMHFPGTGIQDNLADKAKRLGIPVWRFGGA from the coding sequence ATGACCGACCACGATGACATCGAACCGCCGCACGCCGCATCTGCGACCGAACACGTTCTTACCGAATTGCAGCTCTTCGGGTACCGTCCCTTCGACGACCAGCCCGATCCGCGGCCGCTTCCCGAGGGCAGGATCGTTACCGGTGCCGTCGCTGATATCTTCGATGCCCTGGTCGCCACGTTGAGCGACACTCGGCTCGAGCCGGACCTCGACGATCTGCTCTGGTCGACTGTCAACCTGTTCCATCGTGCCGTAGACCGCATCGAACGCCAACTTGACGACAACGAAAAGGCGCAGCAAAAAAGCCAGCGCGAGCAGGACGGCTCCGAAGTGCGATCCGTCGAACTCGAACGCATCACGGCGGAAGGCATCACGCTGATTGAGCGCCGCAACTGCCTGGAGCTCTTCCGTGACCAGGCCATAGAGCGCTTCGAGGCTCATACCCGCTCATTCTGGCGCCCTCGATCGGGATCGCTGGTGAACCACCGCACGTTGACCGCAGCGATGATCGACTCCCGCGACTTCATCGCAGCCAAGCGCCGCGCCGAGACCGAGGTCATGCTGCCCGCTGGTCCGAAGATCGCGCTCACCGGAGGGCTTGACTTCAACGACCACCACCTCATCTGGGATCGTCTCGACAAGGTTCATGCCAAGCATCCCGACATGGTCCTGCTCCATGGCGGCTCCCCGAAGGGTGCCGAGCTGATCGCCTGCAAATGGGCGACCACCCGCAAGGTAGCTCAGATCGCTTTCAAGCCGGACTGGACGAAGCATGCCAAGGCCGCGCCCTTCAAGCGCAACGACGCCATGCTCGAACTCCTGCCGATCGGCGTCATGCACTTCCCGGGCACGGGAATTCAGGACAACCTCGCGGACAAGGCGAAGCGGCTCGGCATCCCCGTTTGGAGGTTCGGCGGCGCGTGA